A portion of the Desulfovibrio sp. Fe33 genome contains these proteins:
- a CDS encoding 2-oxoacid:ferredoxin oxidoreductase subunit beta, which translates to MSNNITGNEIIHQYLRHNKKFPHVLCAGCGHGIVLGTLIRSIHSLGIPKDDVVVVAGIGCSGRLAVYVDFNTVHTTHGRALSFATGIKMSNPKLHVIALMGDGDALSIGGNHLIHAARRNIGVTALILNNSIYGMTGGQSSPATPEGSTTMTNPYGQLDHSFDTVELAKGAGANYVARGTVFHVNRLEKIMIEALERPGFSVVEAITPCHTQYGRKNKYKTPVDMYKWLKSTAITVERYNELPEEKREGRMPIGVFVDRGQPGFEERYYAMQEGFLARPAKGGK; encoded by the coding sequence ATGAGCAACAACATCACCGGAAACGAGATCATTCATCAGTACCTGAGGCACAACAAGAAATTCCCGCATGTGCTCTGCGCGGGATGCGGCCATGGTATCGTGCTGGGCACTTTGATCCGATCCATTCACTCCCTCGGCATTCCCAAGGACGATGTGGTAGTGGTGGCGGGAATCGGCTGTTCGGGGCGGCTCGCCGTGTATGTGGATTTCAACACCGTTCACACCACCCACGGGCGCGCCTTAAGCTTCGCTACGGGCATCAAGATGTCCAATCCCAAGCTCCACGTCATCGCGCTCATGGGCGACGGGGACGCCCTGTCCATCGGCGGCAACCACCTTATCCACGCCGCCCGGCGGAACATCGGCGTAACGGCCCTGATCCTCAACAACAGCATCTACGGCATGACCGGCGGGCAGTCCTCACCGGCCACGCCCGAAGGGTCCACCACCATGACCAACCCCTACGGGCAGCTGGACCACAGCTTCGATACGGTGGAGCTGGCCAAGGGGGCCGGAGCCAATTACGTGGCGCGTGGCACGGTCTTTCACGTCAACAGGCTGGAAAAGATCATGATCGAGGCCCTGGAGCGTCCCGGGTTCAGTGTGGTCGAGGCCATTACTCCCTGTCACACCCAGTACGGCCGGAAAAACAAGTACAAGACTCCCGTGGATATGTACAAGTGGCTCAAGTCCACGGCCATCACCGTGGAGCGGTACAACGAACTGCCCGAGGAAAAGCGGGAGGGGCGTATGCCCATCGGCGTGTTCGTCGATCGCGGACAGCCCGGCTTCGAGGAGCGTTACTACGCCATGCAGGAAGGCTTCCTCGCGCGGCCCGCAAAGGGGGGCAAGTAG
- a CDS encoding 2-oxoacid:acceptor oxidoreductase family protein yields the protein MKAQQKLDRFEIRFSGLGGQGIITLGKIMGQGLALGHGYNVTQTQSYGPEARGGSSKCDLVISSERISYPKAESLDLLVALSQEACNAYFPYLKKGGILVLESDLVKQPPTNQYLGLPFTALAKDKVGIVQAMNTVVLGALSFLLPFVNQATMRKSLESVLPAKIRAVNTKAFNLGHRLAKKQWGEDAGAIWSADDQSEE from the coding sequence ATGAAGGCGCAACAGAAACTCGATCGGTTCGAAATCCGTTTCTCCGGACTTGGCGGGCAGGGCATCATCACGCTCGGCAAGATCATGGGGCAGGGGCTCGCCCTCGGGCACGGCTACAACGTCACGCAGACCCAGAGCTACGGGCCGGAGGCGCGCGGCGGGTCGAGCAAGTGCGATCTGGTCATCAGCTCGGAGCGCATCAGCTACCCCAAGGCGGAAAGCCTGGACCTGCTCGTGGCATTGTCCCAGGAGGCGTGCAACGCCTATTTCCCGTATCTTAAGAAGGGCGGCATCCTGGTCCTTGAGTCCGATCTGGTCAAGCAGCCGCCCACCAACCAGTATCTCGGGCTGCCGTTCACGGCTCTGGCCAAGGACAAGGTAGGCATTGTTCAGGCCATGAACACGGTTGTCCTGGGCGCGCTCTCCTTCCTTTTGCCGTTCGTAAACCAGGCCACCATGCGCAAAAGCCTGGAGTCCGTTCTTCCCGCCAAGATCAGGGCCGTCAACACCAAGGCCTTCAATCTCGGCCATCGCCTCGCCAAAAAGCAATGGGGCGAGGACGCGGGCGCAATCTGGAGCGCGGACGACCAATCCGAAGAATGA
- a CDS encoding FlgO family outer membrane protein, translating to MNKTALSILAAAALLITQGCGNRMWEDTKGSTTDAFNYVTDNQPTAQAYHDTASVPIIELNSRAADTLYANVSSNELSPNSAVFISPFDNRNDPADKSVFGRTMADQIADRLVQRGVRITEGEPNATDFTYASGVTPKDYDHAAGLAGSSRELPPRTARLAGSYVVADQYIYMTARVIRLVDSTVISAHNWTLPVTDSVRQMLPQLAEQDRGLTPSVKTSFNN from the coding sequence ATGAACAAGACGGCCTTGAGCATATTGGCGGCAGCGGCCCTGCTCATCACGCAGGGATGCGGCAACCGCATGTGGGAAGACACCAAAGGGAGCACCACGGACGCGTTCAACTACGTGACCGACAATCAACCCACGGCGCAAGCCTACCACGACACGGCATCCGTGCCGATCATAGAGCTCAACTCCCGGGCCGCCGACACCCTCTACGCCAACGTGTCGAGCAATGAACTTTCCCCCAACTCCGCCGTGTTCATCTCGCCCTTCGACAACCGCAACGACCCCGCCGACAAGTCCGTATTCGGCAGGACCATGGCGGACCAGATCGCGGACCGGCTCGTGCAGCGCGGGGTCCGCATCACCGAAGGCGAACCCAACGCCACGGACTTTACCTACGCCTCGGGCGTCACGCCCAAAGACTACGACCATGCAGCCGGGCTGGCCGGCTCCTCCAGGGAACTGCCTCCCAGGACCGCCAGGCTCGCGGGCTCCTACGTCGTCGCCGACCAATACATATACATGACCGCCCGCGTCATTCGCCTGGTGGACTCCACCGTGATCTCGGCCCACAACTGGACTCTGCCCGTTACCGACAGCGTCCGCCAGATGCTCCCCCAGTTGGCCGAGCAAGACAGGGGCCTGACCCCCTCGGTCAAGACCTCTTTCAACAACTAG
- a CDS encoding purine-nucleoside phosphorylase, whose product MEYRKKIRHSAAYIHEKLGKIQAGTVAFVTGTGLGPLTSAIEAPEIIPYGDIPHFPVSSVKSHAGRLISGSIEGVPVLALDGRFHLYEGFTPQEATHNIRVLGELGIRTLILTNAVGALNPSFEVGCPMLIEDHINLTGLTPLRGPNVDAWGDRFPDMCAVYDPALRGLAVEKALELGIRLERGVFMQIMGPNMETPAETRMYRIMGADAIGMSTCMEAIAAHHMGIRILGISCLTNKNLPDCMEEAPLERVIAQAEKSSAAMVRLLRAILKEIPKTAE is encoded by the coding sequence ATGGAATACCGGAAAAAGATACGACATTCTGCCGCATACATACATGAAAAGCTAGGCAAAATTCAAGCAGGTACCGTCGCCTTCGTCACGGGCACGGGCCTCGGCCCCCTGACCTCGGCCATCGAAGCCCCTGAAATCATCCCCTACGGCGACATTCCCCACTTTCCTGTTTCCTCGGTAAAAAGCCATGCGGGCCGTCTCATTTCGGGGTCCATTGAGGGTGTCCCTGTGCTCGCCCTGGATGGCCGGTTCCACCTCTACGAGGGATTCACCCCGCAGGAAGCCACCCACAACATCCGCGTGCTCGGCGAGCTAGGCATACGGACGCTGATCCTGACCAATGCGGTGGGAGCCCTCAACCCGTCCTTCGAAGTGGGCTGCCCCATGCTCATCGAGGACCACATCAATCTGACCGGCCTCACCCCCCTGCGCGGCCCGAACGTCGACGCATGGGGCGACCGTTTCCCGGACATGTGCGCGGTATACGATCCGGCCCTGCGCGGGCTGGCTGTGGAAAAGGCCTTGGAACTGGGCATCCGCCTGGAACGGGGCGTATTCATGCAGATCATGGGGCCGAACATGGAGACTCCCGCCGAAACCCGCATGTACCGGATCATGGGGGCTGACGCCATCGGCATGTCCACCTGCATGGAGGCCATCGCGGCGCATCACATGGGCATCCGCATCCTCGGCATCTCCTGCCTGACCAACAAGAACCTGCCCGACTGCATGGAGGAGGCCCCCCTCGAACGGGTCATCGCCCAGGCGGAGAAATCCTCGGCGGCAATGGTCAGGCTTCTGCGCGCCATCCTAAAGGAAATCCCGAAAACAGCCGAATAG